The stretch of DNA GCCTTACTATCGGATGGGATTTCAAAAACAATGATGGAGAGATAGTGGCGGCCGGGCCATATATAGCCGTGATTGAACTCGGTGGTGAAACATATTTGAAGAAAATTATGGTTCTGCGATGATGAAGCGCAGTCGGCTTATAGCCAGAGTGGCGATTTTTTCCGCTCTGGCTTATGTCTTCGCATACGCCAGTTTTTATATTCCTAATGTCAGTTTGATTTTTATCGTGATATTCGCCGCCGGGGCTATTTATGGTATTCGCGTTGGGATACTTGTCGGGGGGATCGGCGAATTTTTATGGACTGTTTTTAATCCGTACGGTATGGCGACCGTCCCGACAATGATATCTCAGATTGTCGGCATGATTCTGGTGGGCGCTCTGGGCGGATTTTTGTATGGGTTTCCCTTTATCAAAAAAGTGTCGCCAACCGGATTTATCATCTTCGCCATTTATGGTTTGCTTTCAGGGCTTGTTTTTCAGATTTTACTAAACGGTGTTGAAGCCTGGCTGTACGGTCCATTCTGGGAATA from Candidatus Zixiibacteriota bacterium encodes:
- a CDS encoding ECF transporter S component, which codes for MMKRSRLIARVAIFSALAYVFAYASFYIPNVSLIFIVIFAAGAIYGIRVGILVGGIGEFLWTVFNPYGMATVPTMISQIVGMILVGALGGFLYGFPFIKKVSPTGFIIFAIYGLLSGLVFQILLNGVEAWLYGPFWEYLLAGMSFALFTIFSNMVIFPVCYPVIVKLCSAESKIGI